The following proteins are co-located in the Pomacea canaliculata isolate SZHN2017 linkage group LG10, ASM307304v1, whole genome shotgun sequence genome:
- the LOC112573288 gene encoding TATA box-binding protein-like protein 1, with the protein MAATVTLNSVSNIKQQTMAPTSETNGSGNRQDGSTERCVLDSEEKRDVIRDILTEGSQHTLSNNHDAILNGGNEQANTMNNETNDQDESPVIDIHINNVVCTFNLRCHINLKRVAMEGSNVEYRREHGILNMKLRRPRVTANITSSGKVTCTGSTSEAEAKVAARRVARLLQKLGFNVRFSNYRVVNVLGTCILPFGIKLHNFSNQHPGEASYEPELHPGATYRIKPLKATLKIFSTGSITITAPCVANIGLAIEHIYPLVSEFQMEARVESSKQRLKQKRAQHSDFARNGFHEENDDEEEELEFDEEDEYDSEFEESFDSDVSHD; encoded by the exons ATGGCAGCAACAGTTACACTAAACTCAGTGAGTAACATCAAGCAGCAAACGATGGCACCAACAAGCGAAACAAATGGCTCAGGCAATAGACAAGACGGTTCTACAGAACGCTGCGTTTTGGATTCGGAAGAGAAAAGAGACGTAATACGAGATATCCTAACTGAAGGCAGTCAACACACTTTGTCAAATAACCACGATGCCATCTTAAACGGAGGAAACGAACAAGCAAATACTATGAACAACGAAACCAACGATCAAGATGAAAGTCCTGTCATagatatacacataaataatgtTGTTTGCACTTTCAATTTGCGGTGCCATATCAATCTTAAGAGGGTAGCCATGGAAGGGTCAAATGTAGAATACCGACGCGAACATGGC ATTTTAAACATGAAACTGCGACGACCACGAGTCACAGCCAATATTACATCCTCCGGCAAGGTAACCTGCACTGGCAGCACCAG TGAGGCAGAGGCAAAGGTTGCTGCAAGGCGGGTTGCTAGACTGCTACAAAAGCTGGGTTTCAATGTTCGTTTCAGCAATTACCGTGTTGTCAATGTACTAGGCACCTGCATTCTCCCTTTTGGAATTAAATTACACAACTTCTCCAACCAGCATCCAGGAGAAGCAAG CTATGAGCCAGAACTTCACCCAGGGGCAACATACAGAATTAAGCCGCTGAAAGCAACATTGAAAATATTCTCCACAGGAAGCATTACAATCACAG CTCCTTGTGTTGCCAACATAGGCTTAGCCATTGAGCATATCTACCCCCTTGTGTCTGAATTTCAAATGGAAGCCAGGGTTGAATCCAGCAAGCAAAGACTCAAACAAAAAAGAGCACAGCACTCAGACTTTGCAAGAAATGGGTTtcatgaagaaaatgatgatgaggaagaggagtTAGAATTTGACGAAGAAGATGAGTATGACAGCGAATTTGAAGAGAGCTTTGATAGTGATGTCAGTCATGATTAA
- the LOC112573286 gene encoding regulator of chromosome condensation-like yields MPAKAGKGKKRTLPKNELDASDKQKSIVASPKRVKVSHPSYRTAGGVVLTCGENDVGQLGLGADVAEKMRVSCVTIPEPVKQVCAGGMHTVCLTLTGKVFTFGCNDEGALGRDTSEEDSDTVPGLVEGLSNVVQVSAGDSHTAALTEDGRVFAWGNFRDANGLIGLTKKGIEKKPIEMLPDAVVVKISSGSDHLVCLTDLGEIYTQGCAEQGQLGRIAECFSARGGRHGLETILNAGLVRCRKFKTRKMAKFSDIWTGQYMTFAQEKETGDIYAWGLNNYYQLGFGDMENRFLPERVQSFCAMGRQWQTISGGQHHAIALDSDGKVYTLGRADYGRLGLGEGCGEKSEPTLVESLKSETCVDVAAGGCVSFAVTKVGKVFSWGMGTNKQLGLGSEDDAWVPTEVTGKQLENRASLMVSSGGQHTALLAKNVTVGTVP; encoded by the exons ATGCCAGCAAAAGCAggtaaagggaaaaaaagaacacttcCGAAAAATGAACTGGATGCCAGCGATAAACAGAAAAGCATTGTTGCATCACCTAAACGGGTGAAGG TGAGCCATCCATCCTATAGAACTGCTGGGGGTGTTGTCTTAACGTGTGGTGAAAATGATGTCGGACAGcttggtcttggtgctgatgttgCTGAGAAAATGAGAGTTTCCTGTGTAACTATTCCAGAGCCAGTAAAGCAAGTGTGCGCAGGGGGTATGCACACAGTCTGCCTTACACTCACGGGAAAG gTGTTTACATTTGGTTGCAATGATGAAGGGGCCTTGGGCCGAGACACATCAGAGGAGGACAGCGATACTGTTCCAGGTCTTGTGGAAGGTTTAAGTAATGTGGTACAAGTCTCTGCTGGTGACAGTCACACTGCAGCATTAACAGAAGATGGCAGAGTCTTTGCTTGGGGAAATTTCAGG GATGCAAATGGATTGATTGGATTGACCAAAAAGGGCATTGAGAAGAAACCCATTGAGATGTTGCCAGATGCAGTGGTTGTCAAGATTTCATCTGGCAGTGACCATCTTGTTTGTCTCACAGACCTTGGAGAGATTTACACACAAG GCTGCGCAGAGCAGGGACAACTTGGTCGAATAGCTGAATGCTTTTCTGCACGTGGTGGACGCCATGGGCTAG AAACTATTCTAAATGCTGGTCTAGTACGATGCAGGAAGTTCAAGACACGTAAAATGGCAAAATTTTCTGATATCTGGACTGGTCAGTACATGACGTTTGCTCAAGAAAAGGAAACTGGAGATATATATGCTTGGGGCCTGAACAATTACTACCAGCTTG GTTTTGGAGATATGGAAAACCGTTTCTTGCCTGAGCGTGTACAGTCATTCTGTGCCATGGGTCGCCAGTGGCAGACGATTAGTGGAGGCCAACATCATGCCATTGCTCTTGACTCTGATG GTAAGGTTTATACTTTAGGCAGGGCAGATTATGGGCGTCTTGGACTAGGTGAAGGTTGTGGAGAAAAGTCTGAACCAACACTTGTTGAAAGCCTCAAATCAGAAACTTGTGTAGATGTTGCAGCGGGTGGCTGCGTATCATTTGCTGTTACTAAAGTTG gaAAGGTTTTCTCCTGGGGCATGGGTACCAACAAGCAATTAGGCTTGGGATCTGAGGATGATGCATGGGTTCCCACTGAAGTCACTGGGAAGCAGTTAGAAAACAG GGCAAGTCTTATGGTTTCTTCAGGTGGTCAGCACACCGCCCTTTTGGCAAAGAATGTAACTGTTGGCACAGTGCCTTGA